atatataatttagcaGTGATGGTGAGCGGAAATGGGGATGCAAACCCAGAAGAGTCTTCTGTTGTTAGATTTGTACATTGAGCGCTGCTCCAATGTGACCAAAGCGAGCAATGTTGATACATTGTATAATTTCATTGCCCGTTGTAACCAAGAGCACAGACCAGTCAGAGTAGACTTTGCAAGTTCACTTTCATGCATCCTCAGTGTCAGAGGGAAAATGGAGCACCGCTTCGCGACAGACAGCAAAGAAAACTGCTCGTCTCTAGCCTAAACAGTTAAAACAATATGACCCATATTACCAGAGGTCTAGTCTCTAGCCTAAACAGTTAAAACAATATGACCCATATTACCAGAGGTCTAGTCTGTAGCCTAAACAGTTAAAACAATATGACCCATATTACCAGAGGTCTAGTCTGTAGCCTAAACAGTTAAAACAATATTATCAGAGAACTTTTTATTGGAATTTGCAAacatattttttaatttcacaAACCAAGTCATGGGCTGTTTGAAACTAATCCCGGGTTGCTATTTATTGGTTTGATAAACAacgttgttcagtcatgttaccaacAACCTGGTAACTTGACAATTGGTTTAGGGACATTTGATTGGCacagaaaaaaaaaaagtctgcTACTCATGAGATGTGCTTCAAAAGGTTATTTTCAAATAGGCCTTTTCTGGTGCTCCTTAaaattctgtttggtgcctaacgtTTTAAAAGttggagcagtgtgtgtatatgtgtttgtgggagagagagtggggggggggtgtttatgagaatgagggagacagagagagtgtgtgtgtctgtaaactGAAGATTAAAGAAGGTTTCATGCAGTGTTTTCCCCTAAGTGACAATGacatgcagatcattatgcatgtacactccttcctcccatccctccagccAAATCACAGGCCTTTGCAAATATGAGCAAATCAGACATTCTATGCAGCATTCTATTATACAGCGAACAGTGTGCAGTTAAATTTAATATGTGTTGTATTTGAGTAGAAGTGTGAATTTCAGGTTTTTAGAGAACGTTTAGAAAACAGGAACAAGTGTccgggggatgggggatggggcgAACGGGATGGGGATGGTAGGCCACAGATATTTGCCCCACTGTGGTATCGTGATACTTGGCCTAGTATATTACTGTTTGTAAAATGTTGGTATCGCGACAACACTAGTCAGGGTGGGTAGTTTACCTGTCTCCTGGCTCTGGGTGCCACTTCCTTCTCCTCAGCCAGGAGAGGGGGCAGGGTGAACCCCATGTCCTCGTCCAGGCCCTCCAGCGCAGGGACAGGGTCTGGGGCaccacaggacagacaggacaaacAGACACAGGTAAGGGATGAGCCAAGTCAAAGCCAACCAGACTGAGTTGGACAGAGGTAGGCAGAGCTAAAGTGAACCGGGCTGAACTGAGACAACTGAgccagacagatggagggagggatgtgaaTGAGTGAATTAGCTACTGGCCCTTAACTGTGGGGGTGAATTAAATCAAACCGCCGTTTTATAACTAGCTTCTCTCTACTGAACACATTGTCCAGTGCTGCTGGTCACTGGCTCAGTTGGCTAGGTTCTTTAAGCTACCATTATAAGCATTATTCATTTATTAGCTATGTCCTTTACTGTTCCTTCTGAATCCACTTCGGattataaataataaaaaaatccctttGTCCGATAGGAGTGACAAGTCAAATGAGCAGGCAGTCCAGAAATAACCCTAGAGATATTTATCTGTACTGTACGGTTCCATAATATAAAAAACACACCCATGTGACATTGTAACACCTCCCCGCTGTTACAGAGAGCAGTCGAATAATATAATTTTCCACAATAGAGGAGGACAGCAATAGAAAGTGTCTCAGTGTCAGAGTGGTCAGATGTTGTTCAGTCGTCGTACCTTGAGGAAAGTCGTTCTCCAGGTCCAGGTCTGGTTCATACTTCTCATCCTCCCCATCCGATTCAGAGCTGCTGCTACTGGAGCTGCTGGACCTGGCCTCTCCTCCTCGCTCCCTCTTAACATCTGAAACAGTCACAACAATCAACCTCACAACTGTGCTTCCCATTCAGGTGGACAAAAATACGTACTGGTAGTCATGGATAAAGCTTCATGGCTTGTTTCATGTCCTCACATAACAATACACCAATCACAGTTTCAGGATGTGAACAGCAATAGAGTCCTAATCATTGGACACACTTCACAGTACTTGAGTAACACTGAGTTTGCACAGTTGGAACATGCAAACTGTGGATGTGGTATCCAGCTTtctttctctgtgtttgtgtgtgtctctctctcgctctctctacctggcTTCTGGTCCTCTGCGATCATCTCAGCTATGGAGAGGAGGTCAGCCTCGTGGGGGTCAGTAGGGACTTTGGCCTTAAGCTCGGTGATAGTCTGGACAATCTGATCTGCACCCTGCATCGTGGTCGGCAGGAATACCGGCACTGGAACCTGGGAtacaagggagggagagggacaactgGTTGGTTAGGGACTGTCCATGTGTCAAATACCAGTAAGAGTAGATTGAGAGTCAATATTCGCTCCACCTTATTATTTTCACAACAAGAATGTGATtcatagtttaaaaaatatttacaaaataccAATCAGAGTTTCAGAATGTGAACAGCAATAGAGGTCTTATCATCGGACACACCTCTGCTTGAAATGACCaaatttgcacttttgggacaatTCTATAGGTTCCATGGAGCCCAGGGCGTTTCTTACCGGGACGGGTAGTGTGATGGGCATGGGTGTAACCTGGGCGTAGAGGTTCATGGGGACGGGGATGAACACGGGTACAGGGATGGGCACGGGAatgtactccctcttcaccccGTCATCCTCAtctggagacagacacactggtcaAAAGTCAAACCAAGGACAATGACACTACTTTCTGGAAGATAATGTGCTGAACAGTTTGAACCACAGCTTCTCAGAGAGTAATTTTGAGCTGTGTACCCGTCTGTAGGAGCttgctctgcatgtgtggtttgcAGTAGGTGGCCTTGGTCATAGTGAGAGGCTTGCAGAGTACAGCTTTATTCTTCACATCCTTTAGGATCCCTCCACCGGTGTACGGCTGACTCAACATCTAGCAGATAGAAAGGATAAGAGAGGATACTTGTTAAAGAAGGAAAATGATATTCTTTACCTTACGGTCAGCTGTACTGCAACAATTATAGGGTTTTAACGTGAAGTGTTTTTTTCTCACCGCAATGTTGGTTGCCTCGGTTTGTATTCCAAATcctgtcaatagaaaacagggtTCCATAAGTCAACCACAAAGAAGCACTTGTATTAAAAGACTAAACACACACAAATTAGTACCAAGTCTGGTGTTCTCTGGGCCCTTCTGCGTTTCCAGGTTGGGTTCGTTCTGCTGGCAGTAGAAACGGAGGAGACACTGCTGGTCACAGAAGTGCTTCATCTCTGCTCTCCACTGTACCGACTCAGTCAGGTTCCCCTGCACCTTACAGCAGTCACAACGCACCGCCTGGAGGACATACAGGGTAACGCACACAAAAATAACCTTCATAGAAGAGATTTGATCAATCAAAATCAGTAATCATTGACTAACTCAAGAATAGTATTTTTCACAGCTAAACTGATTTAGGTAGGTGCACTGACCTTGTAGTACCACTCATGGAACTTCTTGGCGCAGGTTTCACTGCAGAAGTCCCTGGAAACACCGGCCAGCTGCCTGGTCACTCCTCTCTTACACAGCTGAGTGCAGTAGTTACAGGTGACACACTTCAGACCCAGCCGGTTGGCAAAGTCCTGCTTGAACAGCAGCTTACAACCtgaggagaaacaggggaaacAGGGACAACAACTATTAGGTGGTTACATGATGTCAGTGCTCACCTGACAGACAAACTGTGGCTCAACTCATGTTTGGTCTGGGTGAAGTGGCCCATCTAGTGGCAGAACATGGTAAGGCCATGACTAAATATGGGATGAGGACATGTATTAGGGTTCTCTCACAATAAAAACCGACTAGCTAACAGGTACACAGATGAAGGAGTGAGAGCCTTGGCGAACCTTCGCTGCAGAAGGGCCTCTTGACTCCAGAGAACTTGACCATCTCGTGGAGGGTCTTCTCCTCCTGGCAGTACTCGCAAAACGTGACGATGCAGTGCAGCTTCTTGTAGTCCTCACAACATATTTTACTGCAGAACTGGTACACTCTATcctggggggggatatataccgACACAATGTTGAATGCTCTTGCATATTTAATTTTGACCACTTTATTTATCCTGCACCCAGAAGGAGAAGTGGAGCATGTACACTCAGACTTCCAACAGAAAGGTGTACAATTAACTTTGGTGCTCAATTTTGAGAACAAAAAAAAGACTACAACTAAAAACATAATAGAATTGTGTTAAATAAACAACGTTCATGACCACAAAGTGAATTTACCTCCCACTCCAGGATTTCAGGCTTTAGGCTGAATGCTCCTCGACAGTAATTACATTTGAGCTGGATGTTGTGGTTTGTTATAGACATGGGAGCTTGTCCATTGGTTACTGTATGAATGGTTGCATtctgaagaaagaaagagagaaaaacattTAATTGAGCTGCAGACAACCAGTTAAGGGccccagacagtcagggactcaTATTGTTTCATTGCACTGCACTAGACATGCTCTTTCTAACATGAAACCTAACTTTAAAGTAGGCTTTTAGAATTCTTATTCAAATCTTTAGTCCTGGTTAAGGTGACATTTACAATAAAGACAGAATTGGAGTTCATACGTACCTGGAACTTGGTGACACACATTGAGCTGCAAAAGTTTACGACCTTCCCTTCAGGCAGTGATGCCTGGTACTGAGGTAACGATGTCTTCTTACAGAAGTGACACGTGGGCTCTGAATCGGCAGAAATAAAAACACAGAACACCCCTTACCACATAACCTTCCTACACAGGGTATGATGCAACTTAAGGAAGCACCAGCACCTTTTTAATTGTACTTGCTGCACTAGACTCATACATCCATGCATATGTACACAGAGACAAAACAACTAACCACCACATTTAAGCAACCACACCAACAGTTAGTGTAAAGGACATAAGATGTGGGCTCACTGGAGTGAGAGTGGCAGTGCTATAATATGTGTGAGACGAGGTTTAATCCAGGAACTGAAATTCAAGTAATGAAGTTAAAATTGAGAACAGTGATGCTCTGATGGTGAGGGATAGACAAATACTGACGGAGGATAGTGGTAGCGCTGCTGGCGATCTTGGTCTTGTTCATGCAGGCTGTGGAGCAGTATGGTTCCATTGTGCCGCTGGCCCCGATGCAGTGAGTTACTTCACTAGACCGGACCATGGCCCTACAGCCAGTACACATCGTCATCTTAGAGTTGGCCTGGAGGAATAAGGGAACACAAATATTTGTAACCATAACATTAATAGCACCTAAGATAGATACTATTGTTAACAATTACCAGCTGATATGGACCAATAGAAACAAATAGCAAAAATCTACAATCTCCCAGTGTCAGGGAGAGACTAGGTGACACAGCCTGGCTTTTTACCCACTTGCAGTCCCTGATACAGTTCTGACTGGTTGTTACCTGCTTGTAGTCCCTGATACAGTTCTGAGTGGTTGTAACCTGCTTGTAGTTCCTGATACAGTTCTGACTGGTTGTTACCTGCTTGTAGTCACTGATACAGTTTTGGCAGCAGAAGCGTTTCTGCTTGCCATCGATGATGAGGAAGTGGTTGGCGGTGGCGCGGCTGGGCAGGTATTCACCACACTGCTCACAGCAGTTCACAATGAGCCCGTTGGCCATGCGGTAACGGTTGAAACAGGCATCGCTGCAGATCTTATGCGTGACAGTCTTGAAACTCACCTCATGGCGGATCTGTTATGAGGAAAGCCAATAGAAATAATTATTTTGACCACATATTGTTATGAATCAATCAGTGAATGAATACTCTGGAAGTAGTAAGATCTGTAAGAGATTCTAGCTGGTGTTGTTGAGGTTGTTTATAAATACTCTATTGTGAGATGGGAGCCACGCTTAATTTTGATGCCAACTGTTTTCCATGCAGTAACCATGGTCACCAGGCTCAAGGCTTTGGACAGACACAGCGGATGAGAAACTGTGCCGTCGGCAGCAATGTTGGAGGGAGAGTGATTGGAACGCATCTCATATATGCTCAGTCCCTAATCGACCCCTACCCACGGTTGGGACTAACCTCAGTGAGCTTGCTGCAGACAGTGCACTTAGTTTTAAGGGAGGACTTGGGTGGGTTCTGTTTATTCTCGTAGGCTCCCAGACAGCCTGTACTGCAGAACTCCTGGAACGATTCACTGGAGTCCACCTGGGCCACGATAGTGCCCTTCATTGTAGTGATGTCCCTGGAAGACAgggtaatgcacacacacacacacacattagaaatAATGTAGCAAATTAGATATAgcgacacaaaaaaaaaaaacacttccttCTTACTTTTTGCACATGGTGCAGCTCTTCTTAGGGGTAGGTTTGTGTGAGAAGGAAGAGAGGCAGGTGGTGGAACAGAAAAGGTGTGTGGACCCTTTCCGCTGGTAAGCAGTCTGGCCTTTCTTCAGAGGCTTCTTACAATTGGCGCAGGTCACCTTGACAGTGCGAGGGGGGTTCTGGGAGCCTGAAGGGGAGGGGCCAGGTGGTTTGGGCAGGGATACGgctggtgatgtagagtccacccCCGTCCGTTTCTGGTTTCGCGGGAATGAGGCCGACTGGGAGATCCACGAATCTGTGGCAGGAAGAAaacaagaacaaaaaacaaacattagCACACCTGAAGAAATGGCTGCAAtgtgaaaataataaaaataagccAGCACAGAATGATTCAGCACATTCGTGTGAAAATCATGAGTGAGTGTTTATTACCAGGCGTCTGGTGGGTCACCGTGTCTCCGTTCTGTACAGGCTGGCtagtggtggaggtgttgctaacccGGCCAGGGTTGAAGGTGGCCGGGAGCCTGTTGGTGCTGATGGAGCTCTGGGCCTCAGGATTCAGACTGAAGGTGCTGCTGATCTGCAAGCCATTCTCCACCATGCCCACCCCACCCTGCAGTGACGTCACACTGGTGATCACCAGGTTCATGTCCCCTTCCGCCATTGGCTCGGCTGCTGTAGCTGCCGTGGCAACAGAGGGCCCCAGCGTTGTGACACTGGCAATCTTTATCTCAGAATCAGGCTCTGTGCTGCTCAGTATGCCTTCGCTATCTGAAGAAGGGCCTCCGGCTGTGGCAAGTGAGGAAAAGCCTCTGTGCCCGGGATCCTCCTCATCGTCAATGACGATGGGCTCTGTAGGTGCTGCAGAATAGGTGGCGGGTGGACTGGGGATCTTGGCGGGGGCTGTGGCTGTTGTCGTGTTTATCATTGCTGTGGTATCTGTTTCAGTGGGGTGGGGCTCAGTGCAGTCTGTGGGTGTGGAGGCAGCTTGGAAAGAGGGAATAGCAGAGGGAGACGGGGCCTCTTCCACCAGCACCACATCATCATCGTCATTGTTCTCTATAACCCTGGAGGGTTCCTCTATTGCCTTGGTGACAGGAGCCTGGGTTCTCATGGGGGGTGTAGTTTGCTCTGAGGGAGTGATGTCTGTGTCCATGGGTTCCTTATCTGGGGCtgtgctctcctcctctactcgAGGTTTGGCCTCTGATTCCCCATCCATCGTTTAGACTGCGACCACctgcacacacataaacacagcacAGATTATTAGGTACAATTTACCATAAGTATGTTAAGTGCAAAGCATGTCAAGTGCAGGTATCCCAGGtatagctgtgtgtatgtgaagAAATAGGAATACGGCCAAGCACTGTCTAAGCTAGCAGGTTGATTCCCTAAAGAGTCATTAATGAGTTCAGTTAAATCCCAGTTAGGAGACTGTGGTTTCTTCCAGACAAACAAATTCTATGCAGGCCTGTGCACATTTCAAGATCATGTCAACTTGATGTAGCTCCTCAGAGACTTCCCTGGGAATTGTAAAACATATTTGAAATGTTGTGCATGCCTTGGTGTATTTGGAACGCACAGTGTGTTCAGGAGACATTGATTGGATTACATGTGAATCTAGTTGCAAGCTGAATCTGGAGCATAAAAATGCCCGCAATACCACTGACTGTCCAGGGGAGCCACTGTCCTGCAAGAATACTAATCTCTGCATATTTTCTCTCTCATCCTTTCCCACTTCTCTTGTCCCTCCTACCCCTTTTGGTCTCCCTCTACTCCTTCTGTCCAGGTTCTCCTCTCATTCAAAACTCTACCTCATACAAACAGCCACACACATCTATCCTCTCAGTTTCAACcgtctgtctcctccccctttgTCCACCTCTACCATCTGTTGCCAAGTGATGCAACACCGTGGTTGCTGTAGTGATCAGGAGACTGCCATGGGGGTTTGTTGTTCTATGAAGGTAGACATCAGGCTAACATTCAGTACTAGTCAGTAGACACCAAATGGAAGCCAAGATGCAGCACAACCTGGCCACACTGATTCTCCAGTTTGGGTCCATGTTTAATCCAGTCCACTATACCAAACACAATTGTAGACTACAACGGATTGCAGTTGCCACAGAGACAAACGGTCAATTTTGCAGAGCCTTTCATGAGCGCGATGGACATCCCCCCCAAAGTCCACTGTTATGACAACATATATcgatgcaacatgtaaagtgttggtcccatgtttcatgagctgaaataaaagattacagaaatgttccatttagGGAATCACGATATAtaggtgaacatatcggaattggacgatattagctaaaaatgctaaCATCGGTATAGgctgatgtctagtttaacgctgatgtgcaaaaccaatgtcaaagctgacgtgcatacctatataacgtaggtacatgacgtaatgacgccacgtaaaaatTACGAAcgcgtgcaacacagcattcctaacatagcccacaatgtctgctgtttggATCGAGTaatcaacaagtcgagcagtcatttgaaagagtaagacaatatcagcaagacaactcaaaaggcgaaatccattaaagccaagataatggaattcattgcccttgacaatcaaccgttctgtcgtgggtgatgttggctttcgccgactggtcgagcaccggtacacactaccaagtgctatttatcagatgttgccctaccagagttacacagtaactacacagtaatagcgtcacacCTATTAGCTTtacgacatacatactatggaatgtAGTTTGGTTCTTTGCGTCCCAAAAAAGATAGAGTAGCcatgtcaaagctgtacaaaagtctgcaaacaccgaacgaacgatgtgtttacaataccgcgttggtaataaagcataatttgtttGACCACAATTTCGTcggtagctacctagctagccccaatacaattttttatttattttacctttatttaactaggcaagtcagttaagaacaaattcttattttcaatgacgacctaggaacagtgggttagctgcctgttcaggggcagaacgacagatttgtaccttgtcagcacgggggtttgaacttgcaaccttctggttactagtccaacactaaccactaggctaccctgtcgccccgatcagcctgaaaacaatggccagtagaaactgcagtcattttcattattcttagcgatgatttaggaatccttgtaagtattAGCTACGTTGCCACTtcttgttcgcctattgaaattgaacttcaattCAGGAAagtaaatagctagccagctactaaactctgttgcccaaagctaacgttataagcagccagctagcttcatctggctagtgaggttcgaccggaccgggttatgtgttgtgaagctagccacaatagggACTAGGTACAAGTGGAATTTGCAGTTTTCCTTCAAAATGTAAAAAGTAtgtaattgacagtgatgcaagtGAATACAAATAGAATTATGCcatgcttttattttgaaggctaaccgcaaaggcCACTATCGTGGCTAGCTTTACAGATGGGCCCAAGCACCAATAaccaaataagaactgtcttataaagggttattttagatgacacctagctatatagttagctagctaactatagctactgaaacagatgtcgtgttgtttttttgcaaaaaaatatcGGAATCGGCCAAAAACGTCATATCGATGCATGACAAGTTCCATATtccatattttcaatgacggcctaggaacagtgggttaactgcctgttcaggggcagaacgacagatt
This portion of the Oncorhynchus tshawytscha isolate Ot180627B linkage group LG26, Otsh_v2.0, whole genome shotgun sequence genome encodes:
- the LOC112225494 gene encoding zinc finger MYM-type protein 2-like; amino-acid sequence: MDGESEAKPRVEEESTAPDKEPMDTDITPSEQTTPPMRTQAPVTKAIEEPSRVIENNDDDDVVLVEEAPSPSAIPSFQAASTPTDCTEPHPTETDTTAMINTTTATAPAKIPSPPATYSAAPTEPIVIDDEEDPGHRGFSSLATAGGPSSDSEGILSSTEPDSEIKIASVTTLGPSVATAATAAEPMAEGDMNLVITSVTSLQGGVGMVENGLQISSTFSLNPEAQSSISTNRLPATFNPGRVSNTSTTSQPVQNGDTVTHQTPDSWISQSASFPRNQKRTGVDSTSPAVSLPKPPGPSPSGSQNPPRTVKVTCANCKKPLKKGQTAYQRKGSTHLFCSTTCLSSFSHKPTPKKSCTMCKKDITTMKGTIVAQVDSSESFQEFCSTGCLGAYENKQNPPKSSLKTKCTVCSKLTEIRHEVSFKTVTHKICSDACFNRYRMANGLIVNCCEQCGEYLPSRATANHFLIIDGKQKRFCCQNCISDYKQANSKMTMCTGCRAMVRSSEVTHCIGASGTMEPYCSTACMNKTKIASSATTILQPTCHFCKKTSLPQYQASLPEGKVVNFCSSMCVTKFQNATIHTVTNGQAPMSITNHNIQLKCNYCRGAFSLKPEILEWEDRVYQFCSKICCEDYKKLHCIVTFCEYCQEEKTLHEMVKFSGVKRPFCSEGCKLLFKQDFANRLGLKCVTCNYCTQLCKRGVTRQLAGVSRDFCSETCAKKFHEWYYKAVRCDCCKVQGNLTESVQWRAEMKHFCDQQCLLRFYCQQNEPNLETQKGPENTRLGFGIQTEATNIAMLSQPYTGGGILKDVKNKAVLCKPLTMTKATYCKPHMQSKLLQTDEDDGVKREYIPVPIPVPVFIPVPMNLYAQVTPMPITLPVPVPVPVFLPTTMQGADQIVQTITELKAKVPTDPHEADLLSIAEMIAEDQKPDVKRERGGEARSSSSSSSSSESDGEDEKYEPDLDLENDFPQDPVPALEGLDEDMGFTLPPLLAEEKEVAPRARRQGHKRRAVEGDPSSPSPPTPDGPVEGRSLPLRSRYAINAWKSWALSSAEQSEPPPARSTSNPLSLKTSELSLALSRFVHEVRRPNGECYAPDSVLYLCLGIQQHLQAKGRKDDLFSDLCYEPFGEELNKVLKDWQPSVMPDGSRWGRVEEQCLWSCKLLGEQSPAALLRSLVYLNTKYFGLRTVEQHLRLSFRNVYGPDHTDPTTQETTVCICIPSFSPQDHHLPTGSRKRKRKEDSDAAYEPDDGSGSSTHCPVKKHEGRFYELYRSKCPGSLSQRMDVFYMQPESSGSSSDSSLWYSSTPMDRSVLESILTPLLLVKDIYRGCHLEEEEEVGGE